One Tolypothrix bouteillei VB521301 DNA window includes the following coding sequences:
- a CDS encoding alpha/beta fold hydrolase: MTHDSFQDILTGSTIHLRQGVHLQVCYSPGKTPTVVFLHGGTGNRFNFRSQYEFAQNQGWEVLAYDLAGHGQSSPYSRYSIGRHRRDLQRLLHQFEIHSPILCCHSYGVPIGLEFAQHNSVSGIIAIAGGTHNLAPWWEIPLIKFFAWGGRYLYYLPQVQKISNWLSTSYRHSVMEQFFVENPTPKDFQAYKALEIFWGYDFFTRYPSPKNLHVPILVITGGLDPMFTRHMGDELARCFINATHLHFNKAGHLVMAECPELVNRAITHYLQQQVYLLSL, translated from the coding sequence ATGACTCATGACTCTTTTCAAGATATCTTAACTGGTTCTACAATTCATCTGAGGCAAGGAGTGCATTTGCAAGTGTGCTATAGTCCGGGAAAAACTCCCACAGTCGTTTTTCTTCATGGAGGAACGGGTAATCGCTTCAACTTTCGTTCTCAGTATGAGTTTGCCCAAAATCAAGGCTGGGAAGTTCTAGCTTACGACTTGGCGGGACACGGACAGTCTAGCCCTTACTCTCGCTATTCCATTGGACGGCACCGTCGGGACTTACAAAGATTATTGCACCAATTTGAGATTCACTCACCGATACTCTGCTGTCACAGCTACGGAGTTCCCATTGGTTTGGAATTTGCTCAACATAACTCTGTCAGTGGCATAATTGCGATCGCAGGTGGAACTCACAACCTAGCGCCTTGGTGGGAAATTCCACTGATAAAGTTTTTCGCTTGGGGTGGTAGATATCTCTATTATTTACCGCAAGTACAAAAAATTTCTAATTGGTTATCAACCTCCTACCGCCACAGCGTTATGGAACAGTTTTTTGTAGAAAATCCAACACCAAAAGATTTTCAAGCGTACAAAGCCCTCGAAATCTTCTGGGGATACGACTTCTTTACACGTTACCCTTCACCTAAGAATTTGCACGTTCCCATCTTAGTCATTACGGGAGGTCTTGACCCGATGTTTACGCGTCATATGGGGGACGAATTAGCACGATGTTTTATCAACGCCACTCACTTGCATTTTAATAAAGCAGGGCATTTGGTTATGGCAGAGTGTCCGGAATTGGTAAACCGCGCTATTACCCATTATTTACAACAACAAGTTTATTTATTATCCTTATGA
- a CDS encoding ATP-binding protein, whose protein sequence is MPRWFNIAGPCQDDIHYMLSPTARLPDLMDLIQQRSYFVVHAPRQTGKTTAMLALAQQLTLSGRYTAVVVSAEVGSAFNNDIGAAELAIVGTWHDTIADVLPKELQAPVYHQEEPGRRIRAYLRAWAQASPRPLIVFIDEIDSLQNEIEREYAIGRDRMDLCLRYRKTTLGIELKVWRDKKGDPEAEGIEQLDEYLARIEVKEGWLFVFDRRKNAPPFIERLFTKTVTTQTGRSIIIQRA, encoded by the coding sequence ATGCCTCGTTGGTTCAACATTGCAGGTCCCTGCCAAGACGATATTCATTATATGCTATCGCCAACTGCTCGGTTGCCAGATTTAATGGATCTCATTCAACAACGGAGTTATTTTGTAGTTCATGCTCCTCGGCAAACAGGTAAAACAACGGCAATGTTAGCACTGGCGCAACAGTTGACTCTAAGTGGACGCTACACGGCAGTGGTGGTATCGGCAGAAGTCGGAAGTGCGTTTAATAATGATATAGGTGCCGCAGAATTAGCGATTGTTGGAACTTGGCACGATACAATTGCAGATGTATTACCCAAAGAGCTACAAGCACCTGTTTACCATCAAGAAGAACCCGGACGGAGAATTCGAGCTTATTTACGAGCTTGGGCGCAGGCTTCACCCCGACCTTTGATCGTATTTATAGATGAAATTGACTCGCTACAAAATGAAATTGAGCGGGAATACGCGATTGGACGAGACAGGATGGATTTGTGTCTGAGATATAGAAAAACGACTTTAGGAATTGAGTTAAAAGTTTGGCGGGATAAAAAGGGCGATCCGGAAGCGGAAGGAATTGAACAGTTAGATGAATATTTAGCACGCATAGAAGTTAAAGAAGGCTGGTTATTTGTTTTTGACCGACGCAAAAATGCACCACCTTTTATCGAGCGATTGTTCACTAAAACTGTAACTACCCAAACTGGGCGTTCTATTATTATCCAAAGAGCTTAA
- a CDS encoding SMP-30/gluconolactonase/LRE family protein, whose amino-acid sequence MLFAASNNNFTEARSSSELEALKSLANKTSVKPSHINRKQGLQAIVGLNAQVEKVATGFKFTEGPLWHPQGFLLFSDIAENSIYKWIPKKKSEIFRRPSGNANGNTLDREGRLIAGEHSGRRVSRIEKDGKITTLASYYEGKRLNSPNDLVVKSDGSIYFTDPPYGISKEQEELGFYGVYRLTPDGKLTLLVNDFVRPNGIAFSPDEKKLYVNDSEKSHIRVFDIKSNGTLENGRIFAEQKDSSKQGVPDGMKVDVRGNVYSTGPGGVWVFSPSGKLLGKIDVPEVSTNVAWGDRDYKSLYITATTSLYRIRLNIAGIKPGQ is encoded by the coding sequence GTGTTATTTGCAGCATCAAATAACAACTTTACTGAAGCCAGGAGTTCTTCAGAGCTTGAAGCTCTGAAATCTCTTGCCAACAAGACTTCAGTAAAACCAAGTCATATAAATAGAAAGCAAGGTCTGCAAGCAATTGTTGGTCTCAACGCCCAGGTGGAAAAAGTAGCGACAGGTTTTAAATTTACAGAAGGACCGCTTTGGCACCCACAAGGCTTTTTACTCTTTAGCGATATTGCTGAAAACAGTATCTATAAATGGATACCAAAGAAAAAATCAGAGATATTTCGTCGCCCTTCTGGTAATGCTAATGGTAACACATTAGACCGAGAAGGACGGTTGATTGCGGGCGAACATAGCGGTCGTCGTGTATCTCGCATTGAAAAAGACGGCAAGATTACCACGCTTGCAAGCTATTATGAGGGTAAACGCCTCAACAGCCCAAATGACTTGGTTGTGAAATCAGATGGAAGTATTTACTTTACTGACCCGCCTTATGGCATTAGTAAAGAGCAAGAGGAATTGGGTTTTTATGGTGTTTATCGTCTGACACCGGATGGAAAGCTAACTCTGTTGGTAAATGATTTTGTACGCCCCAATGGAATTGCCTTTTCCCCTGACGAGAAAAAGCTGTATGTAAATGATTCGGAAAAAAGTCACATTCGTGTTTTTGATATCAAGTCAAATGGAACGTTAGAAAACGGGCGAATTTTTGCAGAACAAAAAGACTCCAGCAAACAGGGCGTCCCGGATGGTATGAAAGTAGATGTGCGAGGTAATGTTTATAGTACAGGTCCGGGAGGTGTATGGGTTTTTTCACCCTCAGGGAAACTTTTGGGTAAGATTGACGTACCAGAGGTTTCGACTAATGTAGCGTGGGGCGATCGCGACTATAAGTCACTCTACATTACCGCAACCACTAGCCTTTATCGTATCCGCCTCAATATTGCAGGTATAAAACCGGGTCAGTAA
- a CDS encoding ABC transporter ATP-binding protein/permease, which produces MRRLNVQFLQQFWSIAKLYWFGNEKWGAIAMLSTLIILVIVSTHIDVLANAQQGNVLSALATQDSSRFWTTTRNLFGLYLIMVAIWSSYNFIRKKLTLYWRRWLTHHFLEKYFGNRAFYELSQSHQELDNPDQRISEDTYKFADGFLSFFFDMFHSSIKVIAFSAVLWGISKTLMIVLIVYASTGTIFSIGFFGRKLVKLHFAQRKKEGNFRFGLVRLRENAESIAFYRGEAQEAHQLNLLFNQVFNNFNKLLLWQEFNLNAFIKFYEFIPSILPAIIVAPQILSGQIEVGKFGEAQGAFMSLFRSMFVIANTFHELVMFAASTERLSELYTFLQQPLSQSKYQPISHTTIKTVEDKHLALQNLTLYTPNYQRILCQDISVKLQPGQGLLIMGTSGCGKSSLLRAIAGLWNSGNGRITRPKLEEILFLPQRPYMLLGTLRNQLVYPQTHVNLTDSELHQVLQQINLSDLAQRFGGFDVEKDWHDVLSLGEQQRVAFARILIAKPKYVILDEATSALDVKNEENLYRHLLETKTTFISVGHRPSLLKYHQTILEILDSKQWKVQQV; this is translated from the coding sequence ATGAGACGCTTGAATGTTCAGTTTCTCCAGCAATTTTGGAGTATCGCCAAACTTTACTGGTTTGGAAATGAAAAATGGGGAGCGATTGCAATGCTCTCAACACTCATCATTCTTGTGATAGTGTCTACACATATAGATGTTTTGGCAAATGCTCAACAAGGTAATGTACTTTCTGCTCTTGCTACTCAAGATAGTAGTCGATTCTGGACAACTACCAGGAACTTGTTTGGTTTATATCTAATAATGGTTGCTATTTGGAGCAGTTATAACTTTATACGAAAAAAACTGACGCTTTATTGGCGACGTTGGTTAACCCATCATTTTCTAGAAAAATATTTTGGAAATCGAGCTTTTTACGAATTGAGCCAATCTCATCAAGAACTTGATAATCCAGATCAACGGATATCGGAAGATACTTATAAGTTTGCCGATGGGTTTTTATCATTCTTTTTTGATATGTTTCATTCCAGTATTAAAGTAATTGCTTTTAGTGCAGTACTTTGGGGAATTTCAAAAACTCTGATGATAGTTTTGATCGTTTATGCTAGTACTGGTACCATCTTTTCAATTGGTTTCTTCGGACGAAAATTAGTTAAGCTCCATTTCGCTCAGAGAAAAAAAGAAGGTAATTTTCGTTTTGGTTTAGTCCGTCTCCGGGAAAATGCAGAATCTATTGCCTTTTATCGGGGAGAAGCACAAGAAGCTCACCAACTTAACCTTTTATTTAATCAAGTCTTTAATAACTTCAATAAATTGCTTCTTTGGCAGGAATTTAACTTAAACGCTTTTATTAAATTCTATGAGTTTATTCCTAGTATTTTACCAGCTATAATTGTTGCCCCTCAAATTCTTTCCGGTCAAATAGAAGTTGGTAAATTTGGAGAAGCTCAAGGAGCATTCATGTCTCTTTTTAGATCTATGTTTGTGATTGCTAACACTTTTCACGAACTGGTTATGTTTGCAGCTAGCACTGAGCGTTTATCAGAGTTATATACTTTCTTGCAACAACCCTTATCACAAAGCAAATATCAACCAATTTCTCATACCACTATCAAGACAGTAGAAGATAAACATTTAGCTCTTCAAAATTTGACGTTGTACACACCAAATTATCAAAGAATCTTGTGTCAGGATATCTCCGTAAAACTGCAACCCGGTCAAGGACTGTTAATTATGGGAACAAGTGGCTGTGGAAAAAGTTCTTTGTTGCGAGCGATCGCAGGTTTGTGGAATTCTGGTAACGGTAGAATTACCAGACCAAAACTAGAGGAAATACTATTTTTACCTCAGCGTCCTTATATGCTTTTGGGGACACTTCGCAACCAGTTAGTGTACCCTCAAACTCATGTGAATCTGACTGACAGTGAACTCCATCAAGTCTTGCAGCAAATTAACCTTTCAGATCTAGCACAAAGATTTGGTGGTTTTGATGTAGAAAAAGATTGGCATGATGTACTTTCTTTAGGGGAACAGCAGCGTGTTGCCTTTGCCCGAATTCTAATTGCCAAACCCAAGTACGTGATTCTAGACGAAGCGACAAGTGCTTTAGATGTCAAGAATGAAGAGAATTTATATCGGCATTTATTAGAGACAAAAACAACATTTATCAGTGTTGGTCATCGTCCCAGTTTGTTGAAATATCACCAGACGATCTTAGAAATATTAGATAGCAAACAATGGAAAGTTCAACAAGTGTAA
- a CDS encoding ATP-binding protein, which produces MENFPESAQSQLKQFKEYAISHPQLAQVDMLLMGAIREPAGFAHVLVYGPSGVGKTTMIRQITKRLNGTTVDQNGSLSSGYRNGNMSPMPLLLVETRPPDGGLFNRTDYYRTALRLLGEPFYERRMMVDIDAEQTWEKKGRGRSKTAQFNDSPELRQALEEAMSKRGVKAVILDEAQHLMKIGSGASGGKLLDQLDWIKSMTNVTGVLHILIGTYELLNFRNLSGQASRRGLDIHFPRYLFQHELDRQDFQGVLLALLRQVPLQVDIPALMQHWVYFYERSIGCVGVLKDWLIRAVAAALHDGCDTLTLERLHEHTLSLAQCERMAIEATEGEQKLCYMESRREHLWHLLQMGMTSTSVPGGIVDLSSGSKSTVAPVSTATTKSTRKKRSDAQTLQANTPTPTSEAIASSPEPKKRQTRKKKESPVVVTEATQNTQEMTQDIPSAVTEVAESQTQPKKRQTRKKKDTAVVSEEMPQDTLSSQFEVISLTTESNNVEAVPKKNGRRSVGQRKPQRDKVGE; this is translated from the coding sequence ATGGAGAACTTTCCTGAATCAGCACAGTCCCAACTCAAGCAATTCAAGGAATATGCAATATCTCATCCCCAGTTGGCACAAGTGGATATGTTGCTGATGGGTGCGATTCGTGAACCTGCGGGGTTTGCCCATGTCTTGGTGTATGGACCTAGCGGGGTGGGAAAAACGACGATGATTCGGCAGATTACTAAACGCTTAAATGGGACTACTGTTGACCAGAATGGTTCTCTTTCGTCTGGCTATCGCAATGGCAATATGTCCCCAATGCCACTGTTACTGGTAGAAACACGACCTCCTGACGGTGGGTTGTTTAATCGTACTGATTATTACCGCACGGCACTGAGGTTATTGGGAGAGCCATTTTATGAGCGGCGGATGATGGTGGATATTGATGCCGAGCAAACCTGGGAGAAAAAGGGGCGTGGCAGAAGTAAAACGGCACAGTTTAATGATTCTCCTGAACTGCGTCAGGCTTTGGAAGAAGCAATGAGTAAACGCGGTGTTAAGGCTGTGATTTTGGATGAGGCGCAGCATTTAATGAAGATTGGTAGTGGGGCTAGTGGTGGTAAGCTTTTAGACCAGTTGGATTGGATTAAGTCGATGACGAATGTGACTGGTGTACTGCATATTCTCATTGGCACTTATGAACTTTTGAATTTTCGCAATTTAAGTGGACAGGCATCACGCCGGGGGTTAGATATTCATTTCCCCCGTTATTTGTTTCAGCATGAACTTGATAGGCAGGATTTTCAGGGAGTTTTACTGGCGCTGCTGAGGCAAGTTCCCCTTCAGGTTGATATTCCGGCTTTGATGCAGCATTGGGTTTATTTCTATGAGCGTTCTATTGGTTGCGTAGGCGTGTTGAAGGATTGGTTAATTCGGGCAGTAGCGGCGGCGTTGCACGATGGTTGTGATACCCTGACTTTGGAGCGATTGCATGAACATACTCTTTCGCTGGCTCAGTGTGAGCGGATGGCGATAGAGGCAACTGAGGGTGAACAAAAACTTTGTTACATGGAAAGTCGCCGCGAACATTTATGGCATTTGTTACAGATGGGGATGACTTCGACTTCTGTTCCTGGTGGGATTGTAGATTTATCATCTGGGTCAAAGTCTACTGTTGCACCTGTTTCTACTGCTACTACTAAATCTACTCGTAAAAAACGTTCTGACGCACAGACGCTACAGGCTAATACTCCTACTCCTACTTCAGAAGCAATAGCTAGTAGCCCAGAACCTAAGAAGAGGCAAACTCGAAAAAAGAAGGAATCTCCTGTGGTAGTAACTGAAGCTACACAGAACACTCAAGAAATGACGCAGGATATACCCAGTGCTGTGACTGAGGTCGCAGAATCACAAACTCAGCCTAAGAAGAGACAAACTCGGAAAAAGAAGGATACTGCTGTAGTTTCCGAGGAAATGCCACAAGATACACTTAGTTCTCAATTCGAGGTAATATCTTTAACAACTGAGTCTAACAATGTTGAAGCAGTTCCCAAGAAAAATGGGCGTAGGAGTGTCGGACAACGCAAGCCACAACGAGATAAGGTTGGGGAGTAG
- a CDS encoding TnsA endonuclease N-terminal domain-containing protein has protein sequence MNSSEFDQWCSQQQLTASCQDLIATIRSAPPSRRVQGRAKNVSGVYPSRKMGQTIQFESHTVELWAIYQMEHDPEVLEYYDQPPPFKIQYHNKTGRKIGHYHTPDFFVLRTNGAAWEEWKTETELKRLAEKYPGRYQKTADGKWHSPPGCAHASSYGLKYHIRTDSELHPIFSQNLIFLEDYLRFNTNIPHTITEQTLTAVQANPGITITATLASIPGVRANDIYAMIATEQLYVDLYAAPLVEHWRVQLYLDQQTHQAYTHLAITTQHHQPIPPPTALLPSTILLWDSKPWTLVNFGEIATTLLPEIGQPIQLPTAYFLQLLVCGNIKIQNSEKQASINNAVQALMDAASPSDLSQANRRFHLVQAYIQHQADIYKDIPASTLKRWVKQFREAEARYGCGYVGLLPRTSRRGNRQTKAPNQSSELLNKFIIEHFETPRQAPAASVYRLYIRACNELNIQPLSSRTFYHRLKQRPIHEQTKKRQGAKAAYSTEPTILELALTTPRHGDRPFAIVHIDHTQLDIELRSITTGRNLGRPWLTLLIDAYSRRILALYLTFDPPSYRSCMMALRSCIQRFGRFPGAVVVDGGKEFHSLYFDTLLARYHCIKKTRPGGKPRFGSVIERLFGTTNTAFVYNLLGNTQASKQPRQLTPSVDPKQQAVWTLADLYTYLSEWAYTIYDTSEHDSLGATPLQVYTDSLLIAGEREHRHIAYNEDFLMATRPSTAKGTALVQPGVGIKVNYLYYWNDAFRNPAVEKTKVPVRYDPFDMGAAYAYLEGRWVKCISQYYSTFVGRTEKEVLLAAEEIRKKDKGNSQSTNISAKRLADFIARAQEHETLLLQRLRDLEAKSVRENLTSGGHDVPSVSQVQVIPQSIAVPLNSKDVAKVHKTENIQLLDVTKLPVFEEYK, from the coding sequence ATGAACTCCTCTGAATTTGACCAATGGTGTTCCCAACAGCAACTAACGGCATCTTGCCAAGACCTAATTGCCACAATCAGGTCAGCCCCACCCTCACGTCGTGTACAAGGACGCGCCAAAAACGTCAGCGGAGTTTACCCCAGCCGGAAAATGGGTCAAACCATCCAATTTGAGAGCCACACCGTAGAACTGTGGGCAATCTACCAAATGGAACACGACCCAGAGGTATTGGAATACTACGACCAGCCACCCCCCTTCAAAATCCAGTACCACAACAAAACAGGACGCAAAATAGGTCACTACCATACCCCAGACTTCTTCGTACTCAGAACTAATGGTGCAGCTTGGGAAGAATGGAAAACCGAAACCGAACTCAAACGACTAGCCGAAAAATACCCCGGACGCTACCAAAAAACAGCCGACGGGAAATGGCACAGCCCACCAGGATGTGCCCATGCTTCTTCCTACGGACTTAAATACCACATCCGCACCGATAGCGAACTGCATCCCATCTTCAGCCAAAACCTCATCTTTCTAGAAGACTACCTGAGATTCAACACCAACATCCCCCACACCATCACTGAACAAACACTCACCGCAGTCCAAGCCAACCCCGGAATCACCATAACCGCCACACTTGCTTCAATACCCGGAGTCAGAGCTAACGACATCTACGCCATGATAGCCACAGAGCAACTCTACGTAGATCTGTATGCAGCACCCCTAGTAGAACACTGGCGAGTACAACTATATCTAGACCAACAAACCCATCAAGCCTACACACATCTAGCCATAACAACACAGCACCATCAACCAATACCCCCACCCACAGCACTCCTACCTTCCACAATCCTGCTATGGGACTCTAAGCCCTGGACATTAGTCAACTTTGGTGAAATCGCCACCACACTCCTACCAGAAATCGGACAACCCATTCAACTACCAACAGCTTATTTCCTGCAACTATTAGTTTGCGGCAACATCAAAATTCAAAATTCAGAAAAACAAGCATCCATCAATAATGCAGTCCAAGCACTCATGGATGCCGCCTCTCCCAGCGACCTCAGCCAAGCAAACCGCCGATTTCATCTAGTACAAGCCTATATTCAGCACCAGGCAGATATCTACAAAGATATTCCTGCCAGTACCTTGAAACGATGGGTAAAACAGTTTCGAGAAGCCGAAGCCAGGTATGGTTGCGGTTACGTTGGTTTACTACCACGTACTTCTAGGCGAGGAAATCGTCAAACCAAAGCACCAAACCAATCAAGCGAACTACTCAATAAATTTATTATCGAACACTTCGAGACACCTAGGCAAGCACCAGCAGCTTCAGTATATAGATTATATATTAGAGCTTGTAACGAATTAAATATACAACCCCTGAGTTCACGCACCTTTTATCACCGCCTCAAACAGCGCCCCATTCATGAACAAACCAAAAAACGTCAGGGAGCAAAAGCTGCATACTCAACAGAACCAACAATCTTAGAACTAGCCCTAACCACGCCCCGGCATGGAGACAGACCCTTTGCCATCGTCCACATTGACCACACCCAACTCGACATCGAACTACGCTCAATTACCACAGGACGGAACTTAGGAAGACCTTGGCTAACATTACTCATTGATGCCTATTCCCGACGTATCCTCGCCCTTTATCTCACCTTTGACCCACCCAGTTACAGGTCTTGCATGATGGCACTACGGTCTTGTATCCAGCGATTTGGTCGTTTTCCAGGGGCCGTAGTCGTAGATGGCGGCAAAGAATTTCATAGCCTTTACTTTGACACCCTACTAGCACGCTACCACTGCATCAAAAAAACACGTCCTGGTGGTAAACCGCGTTTTGGTTCAGTCATAGAACGATTGTTCGGCACAACAAATACCGCGTTTGTATACAACCTCTTAGGTAACACCCAAGCCAGTAAACAACCACGGCAACTGACTCCATCCGTTGACCCCAAACAACAAGCTGTGTGGACATTGGCAGATTTGTATACTTACCTCAGCGAGTGGGCCTACACCATTTACGACACCAGCGAGCATGATTCCTTGGGAGCAACACCATTACAAGTGTATACCGACTCCTTGCTGATAGCCGGAGAACGAGAACACCGACACATTGCCTACAACGAAGACTTCCTCATGGCTACACGCCCCAGTACAGCCAAAGGAACGGCTTTAGTCCAGCCAGGAGTTGGAATTAAAGTCAACTATCTTTATTACTGGAATGATGCTTTCCGCAATCCTGCCGTTGAAAAAACCAAAGTTCCCGTGCGCTATGACCCCTTTGATATGGGTGCAGCTTATGCCTATCTAGAAGGACGCTGGGTTAAATGTATCTCCCAGTATTACAGCACCTTTGTCGGACGTACAGAGAAAGAAGTGCTGTTAGCCGCAGAGGAAATCAGAAAAAAAGACAAGGGGAATTCTCAGAGTACGAATATCTCAGCTAAACGATTAGCAGATTTTATCGCCAGAGCGCAAGAGCATGAAACGCTTCTACTGCAAAGATTACGGGATTTAGAAGCCAAAAGTGTACGGGAAAATTTAACATCTGGTGGACATGATGTCCCGTCCGTTTCCCAAGTACAAGTTATACCGCAATCAATAGCAGTTCCACTCAACAGCAAAGATGTCGCCAAAGTTCATAAAACTGAAAATATCCAACTGTTGGATGTCACAAAACTGCCTGTTTTTGAGGAATACAAGTAA
- a CDS encoding PQQ-dependent sugar dehydrogenase: MNDTRGKLYAIVNGSASVYMDIKKLVGKKFLEQTQQQGFTYFAFHPEFAKNGRFYTVHSEIKQRKKPDFPVTKRIIDSAKKTIQSSHHDVIREWTAINPSANTFSGTFREILRIEQPYPDHNVGQLSFNPNAKPGNPDYGLLYIAVADGGSDGFPVSKTDPLDNGQDLSTPLGKILRIAPDGHNSTNRKYGIPSNNPFVEDNNPKTLGEIWAYGLRNPHRFSWDTGGEGKMLIVDIGQAFIEEVNLGKKGANYGWGEREGTWVINENNENALLSLPLNDADLNYTYPVAQYDHDKPIGAQKYYAFAIAGGFVYRGKAIPELIGQYVFADFCNDGRFFHVPVNDLIEGKQAKIKELRLFQGDRERSFLDIIGHKRSDVRFGVDQEGELYVTSKSDGKVRKIVSSQNR; this comes from the coding sequence GTGAATGATACGCGTGGGAAGCTCTATGCGATCGTTAACGGTAGCGCTAGCGTTTACATGGATATTAAGAAATTAGTGGGCAAAAAATTTCTTGAACAAACCCAACAACAAGGCTTTACCTATTTTGCGTTTCACCCAGAGTTTGCTAAAAATGGACGTTTTTACACTGTCCATAGTGAGATTAAACAGAGGAAAAAACCTGATTTTCCAGTTACTAAAAGAATTATTGACAGTGCGAAAAAGACTATACAAAGTTCGCATCACGATGTCATTCGAGAGTGGACTGCCATAAACCCGTCTGCCAATACTTTTTCTGGAACATTCCGCGAGATTCTTCGTATCGAACAGCCTTATCCAGATCACAATGTAGGGCAATTGAGTTTTAACCCCAATGCCAAACCTGGTAACCCGGATTATGGTTTGCTTTATATTGCTGTTGCTGATGGCGGTAGCGATGGCTTTCCAGTTAGCAAGACAGATCCACTGGATAACGGGCAAGATCTGAGTACGCCACTTGGAAAAATTTTACGCATTGCTCCTGACGGTCATAATAGCACTAATCGTAAGTATGGTATCCCTTCTAATAATCCTTTTGTGGAGGATAACAATCCTAAAACATTAGGTGAGATTTGGGCATATGGATTGCGTAATCCTCATCGCTTCAGTTGGGATACGGGTGGTGAGGGTAAGATGTTGATTGTTGATATAGGTCAGGCTTTTATTGAGGAAGTGAATCTTGGCAAAAAAGGAGCTAATTACGGTTGGGGTGAGAGAGAAGGGACTTGGGTTATCAATGAAAATAACGAAAATGCTCTCTTGAGCTTGCCTCTTAACGATGCTGATTTGAATTACACTTATCCCGTTGCACAATACGACCACGATAAACCTATAGGAGCGCAAAAGTATTATGCTTTTGCGATCGCAGGTGGCTTTGTTTACCGAGGCAAAGCCATTCCTGAATTGATCGGTCAGTATGTTTTTGCCGACTTCTGCAATGATGGGCGATTTTTCCATGTCCCTGTTAATGACTTGATTGAAGGCAAACAAGCGAAAATAAAAGAATTGAGGTTGTTTCAGGGCGATCGCGAACGTTCTTTTCTCGACATAATTGGTCACAAACGCTCAGATGTCCGATTCGGAGTAGACCAAGAGGGAGAACTTTACGTAACATCTAAGAGCGATGGCAAAGTCAGAAAAATTGTTTCTTCGCAAAATAGGTAG
- a CDS encoding lysylphosphatidylglycerol synthase domain-containing protein, translating to MLKKLQFNFSLLFSLLLLVVCLWAIANELREYNYHNVFQALARIPKQRLSWSIVLTALGYLVMVGYDILGFSYVGRSLSWTKVAFTNFISSSFSNTIGFALLTGSAIRYRFYSSWGISALAIAQVIAFTNFTFWLGMFAVAGIVFVTHPLKIPTQLHLPFLTVRPVGILFLILVGAYLLASFFLRQPIYLRSQEFRFPSLRISLAQIIVSSCDWLLAAAILYVLLPTNIPFSYLDFLGIYLLAMFAGVISNVPGGLGVFETVILLILSSQVSAASVLGSMLAYRGIYYFLPTLLAGGMLGLHAVRYGTKKLGNKSNN from the coding sequence ATGCTCAAAAAACTCCAATTCAACTTCAGTTTGTTATTCAGCTTACTGCTTCTCGTTGTTTGCCTTTGGGCGATCGCTAACGAACTTCGCGAGTATAATTACCATAATGTATTCCAAGCTTTAGCAAGAATACCCAAACAACGCTTAAGTTGGTCGATTGTTTTGACTGCTTTGGGCTATTTAGTTATGGTTGGCTATGATATCTTAGGTTTCAGCTATGTTGGTCGTTCTCTTAGCTGGACAAAAGTTGCCTTCACAAACTTCATTAGCTCTAGTTTCAGCAATACCATAGGTTTTGCACTGCTGACTGGTAGTGCAATTCGTTATCGATTCTACTCATCCTGGGGAATATCAGCACTTGCTATTGCTCAAGTTATTGCCTTTACCAATTTCACTTTTTGGTTGGGAATGTTTGCTGTTGCTGGAATCGTGTTCGTTACTCATCCTTTGAAAATTCCCACTCAATTACATTTACCTTTTTTGACCGTGCGTCCTGTCGGTATTCTTTTCTTAATACTAGTAGGTGCTTATTTGCTGGCCAGTTTCTTTCTTAGACAACCAATCTACCTGCGCTCGCAAGAGTTTCGTTTTCCATCTTTAAGGATCTCCTTAGCACAAATAATTGTTTCTAGCTGTGACTGGCTTTTAGCAGCAGCAATTCTTTACGTTTTGCTTCCTACCAATATCCCCTTTTCCTATTTAGATTTTTTAGGTATCTATTTACTAGCTATGTTTGCTGGGGTTATTAGTAATGTTCCTGGTGGTTTAGGAGTTTTTGAAACTGTGATTTTGTTGATATTATCTTCTCAAGTTTCTGCCGCCTCAGTACTGGGTTCAATGCTTGCTTATAGAGGTATTTACTATTTCTTACCAACACTTTTAGCAGGGGGAATGCTGGGATTGCACGCAGTGAGATACGGCACTAAAAAATTAGGAAATAAAAGTAATAATTAA